In the Thermoanaerobaculia bacterium genome, CACGACGAGGATGACCAGGAGGACAAATGTAAAAGCAAGCATGTAGACAAGTTTTGGATCCATGGTTTCTCCTTACGGCCGGGAGCCTGATCTACCCTGCCGTGGATAGTCTAACCCGAGGCGCATCTGTTGGCAAATTTCAGCAGGGGCCGGGTCCATTGACCCCCCTTATCCGGGTGATATAATGGCCATACCGCACATCTGCAAAGGAGGGAAGCGTGGATTTTAACCTGACCGAGGAACAGAGAGCGATCCGGGATGCTGTCCGGGATATGGCCGAAAAGGAGATCCGTCCGAAAATCATGGAGTGGGACAATCCCGGCGTTTTTCACCATGAAGTCATTCCAACTATGGCGGAGCTGGGTCTTTTTGGAATTCTCTTTCCTGAGTCCTTCGGAGGTGCGGGGCTGGGATACGTTGAATACGTGCTCATCCTGGAAGAGCTTGCCCGTGTGGATCCATCCGTGGCGCTTACGATTGCGGCCCACAACTCTCTCTGTACAAATCATATCTACCTGTTCGGCACCGATGAGCAGAAGAACCAATATCTTCCGGACCTGGTATCCGGAAAGCACATCGGAGCCTGGGCTCTCACGGAACCCGGATCCGGTTCGGACAGCGCCGGGATGAGAACCGTTGCCGTGAGGGACGGGGATTCCTGGATCCTGAATGGGAGTAAAAATTTCATAACCCATGCCAGTGTTGGCAAGATTGCCGTTGTCCTGGCTGTGACCCGCCCGGAGGATCACCACCACGGGATATCCGCCTTTATCGTGGATCTGGATGAGCCCGGCGTCATAAGAGGGAAGAAGGAGGACAAGCTGGGTATGCGGTCCTCCGATACGAGCCAGCTCCACTTTGAGGACTGCAGAATTCCGGCGGACCGCCTTCTGGGAAATGAAAACAAGGGCTTCCAGTCCGCCATGGCTGTCCTGGACGGGGGAAGAATTTCCATCGCTTCTCTGGCCGTTGGGCTGGCCCGCGGATCCTTCGAGCACGCATTAAAATACTCCCAGGAAAGAAAACAGTTTAATCAGCCAATTTTTGAATTCCAGGCCGTTCATTTCCCCATTGCGGATATGGCGACACAGATTGAGGCGGCTCATCTTCTGACCATGCAGGCCGCCTGTCTGAAAGATGAGGGGAAGCGCACGACCCTTGAATCTTCGATGGCCAAGCTTTACGCCGGAGATGTGGGGGTCTGGGTGACAGAAAAGGCTGTACAGATCTTTGGAGGCTACGGGTTTATCAAGGACTACCCCGTGGAAAAATACTTCCGGGATGTCAAGCTCTGCACGATCGGGGAAGGTACGGCGGAAATCCAGAGAATGGTCATTGCCCGCCAGCTGCAAAAGGAGCTCGGCTGATTCCGTGGTTGCGTACTCTCCGTTTGTTGCCCGAATGCTCGAAGGAGATATCCGCTCCCTCGGTCGTGTCATCACCGCGATCGAAAATGGAACCCCCGATGGGTATGCCTATCTGCGTGAACTCTATCCCCTGGGAGGAAAGAGCCAGGTCGTAGGGATCACCGGTCCTCCGGGAGCCGGGAAAAGCACGATTGTCGATTGCTTTGCCCGTTCTCTCAGGAAACGCGGAAAGAGGGTGGGGATTGTCGCTGTGGATCCGACCAGCCCCTTCAGCGGTGGTGCCCTGCTGGGAGATCGGATTCGCATGCAGCGGCTTTACACCGATCCCGGCATCTTTATTCGCAGTATGGCCACACGCGGTTCGACCGGGGGGCTGGCACAAACCAGCCTCGATGTCGTGGATGCAATGAGTGCAGCCAGCTTCGACGTGATCCTGGTGGAGACGATCGGGATCGGCCAGGATGAAGTCGATGTAATACGGGCTGTCGATACCGTTATCGTTGTACTGGTTCCCGGTCTCGGGGACGATATCCAGGCCCTCAAGGCCGGAATGATGGAAATCGGCGATATCTTTGTCGTCAACAAGGCGGATCGTGAAGGTGTGAATCGAACCGTTCTCGAAATCCAGGGAATGCTGGAAATGGGAGGAGAGAGGCCATGGATACCCCCAATTCTCCAGACTGTAGCCTCGCGGGATGAAGGGATGGAAGAAGTTCTATCCGCCATTTCCACCCATGCCGACTTTTTATCTCAAACCTCAGCCGGGGAAGAAAGGTGCAGGGCCCAGGCGGAATTCAGGCTGACCAGGAGCCTTGCTTCCCGATTTACCCAGCGATACCGGGAACGTCTCGCGTCAGAATCACGCTGGGACGGAGCCGTAGAAAAGATCTGCCAGAGGGAACAGGATCCTCATAGTCTCGTGGATACCCTGCTGAAGGAGGTTCTATGATTGATCACATCGGTGTGGCCGTCCGGGATGCAAAGCAGGCGCTTGCAACCTATGAGGCGCTCGGATTCGTGGTGGAAGGAGAAGAGGATGTTGTCTCCCAGGGTGTCCATGTGGTCTTTATCCAGATGGGGAATACCCATGTCGAGCTTCTGCAGCCTCTGAACGACGAATCTCCGATCGCCAGGTTTCTCGTGAAACGGGGGGAAGGCCTTCACCATATCTGCATTCGCGTAGATTCAGTCCGCAGTGCCATGGAGAGCCTGCGAAGCATAGGAAAGAGACTGATCTATGATGAACCGGTGGCCGGAGCCGGTGGCCGAATGACAAATTTTGTCCATCCGGCTGATAACTCCGGGGTTCTTACGGAGATTCAGGAGAGCCATGCTTCGGGAAACTAGTCTCGTTATTGTCAGTCTCCACTCACCCAAGGAACAGGTGTGGGGAGTTGTGGAAAGCCTGTCCACCATGGGAGTTATTCTCCGCGCCATCAACATCAACTCCTTTGAGGACTGGGCTCGGCAGGTAGCGAGGGGGGAAGAAATAACCATCGGACTGGTTTCGACCTTTTTCCCGATGCATCGAATTGAAAAAATTTTTGCCGATGAAGATATCGGCGCCGTGAAATCCTATGCTACCCAGTTTCAAGAACTTGTGGGGATGTCGATTGAGGCCTACCTTGAAAGTCAGCGTCCTGAGTCCGGCTTTACTCATTAGCCTGCTACTCATGTCCGGTTGGACCGGTGCGGCGGAGTTCTCGGACCCACTGGACCATCTCGTGCCCTTCCCCCTTCCCCCCGAAGCGGTCTTTCAGGAGGATCTTTCGTCCAGGATCGAAACCATTTTTTCAGGACTCCATCCGGAAGATGGATCATCACCCCGGAAAGTTGCGGCCTACACGATATCCTGGAGCCGCGCAAAGGTGGAAGAGTGGTATTCTTCTGCTTTCCCGGTCCATTTCCGTCCGATCGTTCATGACCTGAAGGAAATTCTAACGAGGGTGAAGCCCGATTCTCCCGCACTGACTCATCTTCGTGAATTCGAAATGAAAGGAGTTGCGGATGGGGGTCTTTCCCTGTTTGAGCCCTACTATGATTTTTCCAAGGAGAGATGGATGGAAAACACGCTGATCCTGATTTTGCGATGAAGGTATTTCTGGCATCTGCAAGCCCACGGCGGAGAGATATTCTGAGGAATCTCGGATTTGAAGTGATGGTTTGCCCTGCACACGTCGATGAGTCCCCTTTCCTCGGTGAATCACCGATTGAGCACGTTCTCAGGCTGGCAAAGGATAAGGTGAGCAGTCTGGATACCGTTCCGTTGGGAACAATTGGCCTGGGAGCTGATACCGTCGTAACCCTGGGAAATTCCATTCTTGGAAAACCGTCCACACAGGACGAGGCCATCGACATGCTCCGACGCCTTTCCGGCCAGTGGCATCGTGTTGTCACCGGTCTGGCCCTGCGCACCTCGGACCATTTCTATGAATCGTATGCAGTTACGGATGTTTTTTTCAGCCCCATGTCTGAAACTGAAATCTCCTGGTATGTCAGTACCCGGGAACCGATGGACAAGGCGGGCGCCTATGGGATTCAGGGTTTTGCCAGCCTCTTTATCCGGGAAGTACATGGGAGTGCTTCCAACGTGATCGGACTTCCCGTCCACGTTCTCTATAGCTTAATCAAGGAGGCGGGACTTCAGGAAGCCTATTTCCGCAGACCTCCCGAACAAGGAGCATGATTCGAGTCTGGCACTCCTTTCTTGGATTTCTCTGCGTCTCCCTGGGCGGGACTCACATCATCCTGACCTCCCGGTTTGACACACAGACACTAAGGCTTCGAACCTGGGCACGAAGGCTCCTGAATTGGGGAGGCATCCACTGGGATATTGAGGGCATCGAACATCTTGAGAACAGTCCTCCCGCCATTCTCGTATCCAACCATGCAAGCAGTCTGGATATCCCCCTTCTCCTTGCCGCAGTTCCCCGAACATTCCGGATGGTGGCTAAGAAGGAACTGCTGAGTGTTCCCTTTATCGGCTGGGTCATCCGGAGAGCGGGATTCATTCCCATTCAGCGGTACAGCAGAGAAGAGGCTCTTGAGGCCCTGAAAGAAATCAGGGGCTACATTGAGTCGGGTGTCGATTTCTACCTTGCCGCGGAGGGGACGCGAACGAGAACGGGCGACCTTCTTCCGTTCAAAAAGGGTCCCTTTGTCCTCGCCATCGAGCTGGGAATCCCCGTGATCCCCATCACGCTTCACGGAACGTTTCACGCACTCCCGAAGGGAACATTTCTCCCGAGATCAGATCGTACGCTGCTGGTTCGGATCCATGCCCCCCTTTCCACTGAAGGAATGACCTACGACGATCGCGACCGGCTTCGAGATCAGGCCCGAGAGGTCATCCTCAAGGACTATCAGGATGAATCGCGCGCTTCGTGAAGCACTGTTTACCCGAATTCTGGGTGCCCCGCGACCCCGGGAAGGGGCGGAGGCCCCGGGCCTTGCCCGGACGTTGGCTTCCGTTCCCTATGAAAACCTGTCCAAGTTTATCTCATGGGTTGAATCGGGGATGGAAAATCCGGTTTTCCGTTTTCCGGACCAGGTTGTGGAGGAGTACCTCCGCCTTGGACTGGGCGGGACCTGCTTCAGCCTGACGGAAACCGCCTCCGACATTCTCACCGATCTCGACATTCCTTCTCTTGCCATGACCGGAACAATGGCGGCAGGGCCCGATATCCATGCGGCTCTCTATATCCCCGGCGAAGAGGGGGTGGGCTGGCTGCTGGATCCGGGCTATCTCCTTCCAGAACCCCTTCCTGTGAATGACTCCGTTCCAACGGAGACTCTGGCCGCCGGAAAACGGTACACGATCGACCCTGTAGAGGGAGATTTTAATGTCTCCATCAACGGAAAGTGGAAGATGAGGCTTCACCGGACCGGGGCATCCCGTGAGCGCTTTCTGTCAGCCTGGAAGCATTCCTTTTCCGCCATGAAGGACCTCATTATCACAATGAGACAGGATCAGGACATCCATTACATGCGAAACGGCTTTTACCGCAGGACCGCGCCCGATGGAAAGAACCAGCATCGCATCCGAAGGGATGAGCTGGAGGCCGTTATGGCCCACTTCGGGCTCCCGAAGGATATCGCAGCCCGTGCCTTTGACCTCTACCAGGAGACCCACCCATGGAAGCGTCCCTTCCGGAACCGGTAAAGTTCTTCATCGCGATCCTGCTGGGAAAGGAAGCCTTGATAGAGGAGGTTGAAGCCGGAATTCAAAGGGCGGTCGGGGAGACTGATTATCGTTCTCCGGAGTTTCCCTTTGAACATACGGATTACTATGAAGAGGAAATGGGGGCGGGCCTTCGCCGCGTCTTTCTCTCTCTGCACGGCCTTCGGTCGCCGGCAGATCTGGTGGATATGAAATGGAAATGTTCTGAATTGGAGAATGAATGGCGGCAGGAAGGAAATCGCCTCATCAACCTCGATCCCGGATTTCTGGATGCCACCAAGGTGGTCCTGGCTTCCTTTAAACCGGGAGGGTGGAAGATTTTCCTGGATCGAGGTGTGTACGCCGACATGACCCTGTACTATGCCAAGGGATCGTTTATCCGGTTCGGGTGGACCTTCCCCGATTTCCGGACCGGCACGTACGACAGGGTTCTCCTTCACATCCGCCGGTCGTTTAAGGAACAGAGAAAAAATCGTTGAACTTAAGCAGTGGCTTCAGAGGGTCAGTCATTTGGATGAATGAGGATCTTTCCATTACCTCCAGGTCTGAGTGTACAGTTGTTTGTTAATACGATCCCCGATTGTCCGACAGAAGCATTCCCCTGCGCCGAGATTAAAATTTCCACCCAGGATTGATCGAACGAACTGTAGGTTGAATAGGGAGCCAGAAGAAGTTCTGAGGCGTCTGTCGCAAAGTCAAAGCTCGCCCACCCTTCTTCAAAGGGTGAATTCAAAAGATTAACCAGTAAGTATCGTCCTGTCATGACCGGTACTTCATGCCCGACGGGCACAGGCGGGGTTCGATTTCCGCTTTGAGAGAGGACAATACTGCTTGTTACTGAATTGGCCTCTTCATCCCAAAATTCGACCGATGGATCTGGTAACTTAAATTCAAGAGTGCCCAGGTAATCAAACATCGTGCTGTGACATTCCGGGTATTGAGTGTCATCAAACGTCCATGGGCCTCCAATCCAGTTATGGGATCTCCAGAAGAGGATCCATGTATCGGCTTCCAGTTCATTACTGTTCAGGAATCTCATTCCCCATTGCAGAGGGAGAGGTTCCCGCCGATCGCGACATGTCATTCCACCCCAGACCGTGTACTTCCCGTAAAACGATGCAAGGGGAACCTGCTCCCAGTCCGAATCATCCTT is a window encoding:
- a CDS encoding lysophospholipid acyltransferase family protein encodes the protein MIRVWHSFLGFLCVSLGGTHIILTSRFDTQTLRLRTWARRLLNWGGIHWDIEGIEHLENSPPAILVSNHASSLDIPLLLAAVPRTFRMVAKKELLSVPFIGWVIRRAGFIPIQRYSREEALEALKEIRGYIESGVDFYLAAEGTRTRTGDLLPFKKGPFVLAIELGIPVIPITLHGTFHALPKGTFLPRSDRTLLVRIHAPLSTEGMTYDDRDRLRDQAREVILKDYQDESRAS
- a CDS encoding DUF4416 family protein produces the protein MEASLPEPVKFFIAILLGKEALIEEVEAGIQRAVGETDYRSPEFPFEHTDYYEEEMGAGLRRVFLSLHGLRSPADLVDMKWKCSELENEWRQEGNRLINLDPGFLDATKVVLASFKPGGWKIFLDRGVYADMTLYYAKGSFIRFGWTFPDFRTGTYDRVLLHIRRSFKEQRKNR
- the meaB gene encoding methylmalonyl Co-A mutase-associated GTPase MeaB; amino-acid sequence: MVAYSPFVARMLEGDIRSLGRVITAIENGTPDGYAYLRELYPLGGKSQVVGITGPPGAGKSTIVDCFARSLRKRGKRVGIVAVDPTSPFSGGALLGDRIRMQRLYTDPGIFIRSMATRGSTGGLAQTSLDVVDAMSAASFDVILVETIGIGQDEVDVIRAVDTVIVVLVPGLGDDIQALKAGMMEIGDIFVVNKADREGVNRTVLEIQGMLEMGGERPWIPPILQTVASRDEGMEEVLSAISTHADFLSQTSAGEERCRAQAEFRLTRSLASRFTQRYRERLASESRWDGAVEKICQREQDPHSLVDTLLKEVL
- a CDS encoding acyl-CoA dehydrogenase family protein; amino-acid sequence: MDFNLTEEQRAIRDAVRDMAEKEIRPKIMEWDNPGVFHHEVIPTMAELGLFGILFPESFGGAGLGYVEYVLILEELARVDPSVALTIAAHNSLCTNHIYLFGTDEQKNQYLPDLVSGKHIGAWALTEPGSGSDSAGMRTVAVRDGDSWILNGSKNFITHASVGKIAVVLAVTRPEDHHHGISAFIVDLDEPGVIRGKKEDKLGMRSSDTSQLHFEDCRIPADRLLGNENKGFQSAMAVLDGGRISIASLAVGLARGSFEHALKYSQERKQFNQPIFEFQAVHFPIADMATQIEAAHLLTMQAACLKDEGKRTTLESSMAKLYAGDVGVWVTEKAVQIFGGYGFIKDYPVEKYFRDVKLCTIGEGTAEIQRMVIARQLQKELG
- the mce gene encoding methylmalonyl-CoA epimerase, with translation MIDHIGVAVRDAKQALATYEALGFVVEGEEDVVSQGVHVVFIQMGNTHVELLQPLNDESPIARFLVKRGEGLHHICIRVDSVRSAMESLRSIGKRLIYDEPVAGAGGRMTNFVHPADNSGVLTEIQESHASGN
- a CDS encoding Maf family protein; this translates as MDGKHADPDFAMKVFLASASPRRRDILRNLGFEVMVCPAHVDESPFLGESPIEHVLRLAKDKVSSLDTVPLGTIGLGADTVVTLGNSILGKPSTQDEAIDMLRRLSGQWHRVVTGLALRTSDHFYESYAVTDVFFSPMSETEISWYVSTREPMDKAGAYGIQGFASLFIREVHGSASNVIGLPVHVLYSLIKEAGLQEAYFRRPPEQGA